The genomic stretch CGGGGCCGTGGAGCTGCCCTCCAAGGTGCTCGTCTACCTGGCCGTGCGCCACGCCGGGCGCCGCCTCACGCAGGCCGGCACGCTGCTGGGCACGGCCTTGGCCTTGGGCGTCCGCCTGCTGCTGACCTCGGGTGAGcctcgccccgccccgccccgctaACCGGAGGCCACGCCCACAATATATCGCCCCGCCCACCGCAGAGGCCACGCCCACACCCGACCTCCCTCCACTTGCCTCCCGCTAACCCGGAGGCCACGCCCAAAACCGCAGTCACGCCCATCTCGGAGGCCCCGCCCAACACACCAGCCTCCGGGCCCCAAACCCAACCTCCACCTGCCTCCCCGCTAACCTGGAAGCCACGCCCACCGCCTCGAGGCCCCGCCCATAGACTAGGCCCCGCCCACTATCCCAAGGCCACGCCCACGTGTGAGGCCACGCCCGCGAGTCCACTTGTGCGTGTCCCGCCCACCCGGCCCCAAACCCAACCTCCGTCTGCCTCTCCTTACCTGAGGCCCCGCCCGTCGGCCCCGCCCACCGAGGAGACCCCGCCCACCGGTCCGCCCCTTATAGGCCCCGCCCACACCCGACCTCCCTCCACTTGCCTCCCGCTAACCCGGAGGGCACGCCCAAAACCACAGCCACGCCCATCTTGGAGGCCCCGCCCAACACACCAGCCTCCAGGCCCCAAGCCCAACCTCCACCTGCCCCCCTTACCTGAGGCCCCGCCCACAGGCTACTTAAGCGAGGCCCCGCCCCTCGAAGCCCCGCCCATCGCACAACCCCACCTGCCCCCTTACCTGGAGGCCCCGCCCACCTCGGAGGCCCCGCCCACTGGTTCACTTATGCGAGGCCCCGCCCCTCGAGGCCCCGCCCACCAACCCAAACTCCAGCTGCCTCCCTTACCTGGAGGCCCCGCACTGCGGCCCTCAGGTCCGGACGCTCACCGCCTCCCCCTCCCGCTCCCCAGAGTCGGGGTCCTGGAGCAGCGCCCTGGCGGTGATGGGCAAAGGGTTCTCGGAAGCCGCCTTCACCACGGCCTACCTGTTCACCTCCGAGCTGTACCCGACCGTGCTCAGGTGGGGCCCGTCTGCGGGGCGCGGCGGGCTGGTGGGCGCCCCTCACCTCGCCGGCCGCCTTCCCTGCCCCTCTGCCACACCTGGACACCGCTGACCCAGGCTCCAGTTTGTGAAGGCGGAGAGGGGAGAGGGCCTGTGTCGGGCGTTTCTTCCCTGGGCATCTCCTTGGGCTTCCTTGAGGAGAGAACCGCCTTGCTAACCCGagctcccacccaccccaccccaccccaccccacctgtggGCCCAATAAGTGGAAGCCCGGGCTCCCCAGGTGGGGATGGACCTCTTCAGTGCTGCTGACCCTTCCCCAGCCCCTACTTTGATATCTGTGCATGATTTGTGTCGTGTGAACTCATATTTGGAAGGCACGAGCTCTTCCAATGAGCCCCTTCTCCTTCCCCCCTACACACTTTCTTTCTCTTACCTTTCAGTGGCACCTTGCTGGCACTATCAGAATGGGGCCCCATCCTTGACTGAGTGCTGgcttgtcgtgtgtgtgtgtgtgtgtgtgtgtgtgacctgaaGGAAGCCTCTGTTCTCCAAGTCAGTTATGGAAAACAGGGGTACGCCTAGCGTGACTATTGGGTCTTCTGCAACAGGGCGAGTCCTCATGAGGCATAAGCCCACGTAAGCGTGAGCCTCTGAGCAGCGCCCTCCATCCCCATCCTCTCTGAACAGACAGACAGGGATGGGGCTCACTGCACTGGTGGGCCGGCTCGGGGGCTCCTTGGCCCCCCTGGCAACCCTGCTGGATGGAGTATGGCTGTCGCTGCCCCAGCTCGCTTATGGGGGTACCGCCCTGCTGGCTGCCTGTACCGCGCTCCTGCTGCCAGAAACCAGGCAAGCACAGCTACCAGAGACCATCCAAGACGTGGAGAGGAagaggtgtgtgtgggggagaggTTGCAGGCTCAGATGTGCTGTGGATTCCCATGAGAAAACACACCTGGACTTGTTTACCACTTGGATTCCTTCCCCCTCTCCAGCACACCATCAAGTCTGCAGGAGGAAGAGGTGCCCATGAAGCAGGTCCAGGACTGACTGGAGTCAGGGCAGGCCACTCCACCCAGCTCTACCAAGGGAGCAAGAGAACAGGGCACTGGCCCCGGGCTGGCGGAGCCTCCCTGTGTGAACTACCTGGCCTCCAGTACCAGAGTGATTtcccagaaggcagtggtagatTCTGCCACGTCTTCTGGAAGGACTGATACAGCAAATAATGGCGCCCTCTGAGCTGGGGCACGAGCAACCGTGGGAAGCCCTAGGTGGGGATACAGTCGGCCTGGTCACAGGCTGCGATCTGAGCTTTGCCACTGATCTGTTGTTTGACCTCAGGTGTATGGACTTCCCTCTCTGGTCTTAGTCTGTTTATCTCACAAATGAGCAGACCAAGGATAGCTGATGTCAGACTCCAAGGAGCGGCCAAATTACATGCAGCTCCTAGAGATGGCATTCAGGAAGGGGCTGCTCCAGGACCTGAGGGATTAATACTAATAGGGcaggtggtgctgggggttgCTCACCACCAGAGGCCCGGCAAAACATACCTCTTTTTTTCCATGGAGTACCCACTATGCCTGGGAACTCTGCAAAGTAATGCACATCTCCTCCTCACCTCTCTACTCTGCTATCCAACCCAGCTCTGTCTCAACCCAGACTGTCTCAGCCTCATACCCAAAGAAGAGCTGAAACCAAGGGAGTCAACCATTTATTGGAGAGCCAGAGAATTTGAGAATAAACACAATTTTATGGCTACCTTGGTGTCCCAAGGTTTGCTGGGGAAAGGGATTGGGAAAGCCGGAAACCTTCAAAATAGCCTAGTGAGTGGCCCCAGAGAGGCCCATGGGATGGGAAGGGGTGAGAAATCAGAGAAAGCCCACATGGGCCTACGTGGAGCACGGACCCAGGCAGCCCAAATTCCACCTTCCCTCGCCCACTTAGGGCTGAAGAACCGGTGACTCCCACGGGACCAGAGCTGGCATGCAGGTGGCCCAAGATGAGGTGACCTTTCTTCTATGAGCACCTCATTTGGAGTTTATCTCCACGGGGTCATAGATGTAGCAGCCTACGTCACCAATGTTCACACCTAGAGGAGAGAGCCCCGTCATCAAGGACTTTGAGGCTCAGGGGAGCTGGGCTGAGGGTGGGAGGGAGCCAGGAAGAGCCTGGGTGTGTTGAATCCCGGAGAAAATCATCCCCACATCCCCCTCAGGCCATGGCTGGCTAGTTTAGGCATGCTGTCTTGGATGGGGCTGCCCACCTTTGGGCCCAAACAGGTAGCCGTAGCAGGGAATGTGGCAGTAGGGGACGCCGTCATGCTGGGACCAagggacagggagacagagagaaagagggacacTTTCAGCGTGCCACTGCCCCCCAGCCTTCCACCTTCCCCCCACACCCACCATCCAGGCCGCTCACCTCAGCATGTCTCCCAGGTGTCAACGTCTTCTGGCAGCGCTGGCACCTCAGACAGGGACGGTGCCAATTTTTGCCTAAAGACATCAACCTCTCAGCTGGCGTTGGGGAGAGATGGCAGTTCAGGGGGCGTGCAGGGAGCCCTGCCCGCCAGCTACccagttttgttctttctttggttttggggccacacctggaagtgctcgggAGTTAcccctggatctgtactcagcaccgcactcctagcagtgctggggtgacccagggatgctgggaatagaacctggttcAGTCactacaaggcaagcgccttacccgctgtgctatcgctccagtgcCCGCTCTGTCCTTTAACTGCAGTCCCTTCCACACTTACCAAAATATACAGGTTCATGACAGCCAGGGCATGGTGAGGTCTCCCCAGTGAATGTCTTCATGTGGGAGAAGCCTTGATGGGGAAGAAAGGGGGGCCAGGTCTAAGAACCCCCTCACCCTGCACCAGCCGGCTCAGGGCACTTCCAGACAATCTACCTTGCTTTGGCTGAGCTGAGTGTGTGACCAcctctcctcccccagccccatcTTGAGCAAAGGTCCCTGTTTCCTTGTCTTCTAGGGACTCAGGGGCACAGCAGTCCTGTGGGGTCAGCAACTCAATCCTCGGGATACCTGAGCTGGCCGGGGAACGGGCGGGCAGTGGTGTCAGGTGTTGGGGAAGTGTCACTGCCCAGTCCAGGGGCAGGGTGGAGGGCCGGGGAGGACTGGCTCAGCCCCGTGACCTCTCACAATTAGACTCCTTCCTTGCCCTTAAGAGTTGGTCCACAGCCTCTGTGGCGATGGCACAGGGTCTTTGGCATTCTCTGGATCTGTTTTCTCACTTATAAAGTGGGTTGATGATGTCATCTGCCCaactgacctctttttttttttttttttttttttttttttggtttttgggtcgcaccctggctactatgctcagagatcgctcctggcaggctcgggggactgtatgggaggttaggatttgaaccaccgaccttctgcatgcaaggcaaatgccttacctccatgctatctctccagccccccagctgACCTCTTAAATCAGTGGCTGGCATGAGGGAACATCGAAGAAGGGGCCTTGGGAAGGAGGCCAGCTGGCCACAAAGTCAAAGGTGGAAGGTGAACAGCACAGGGGagcaggggggtggggggggcagccTGCATAGAGTGGGAGGGGCCAGGTCCCACTTACTTTTCTTGGTCCGTGGAAGGCCAGTCCTGGGCCTGGGTGGGCTAAAGCTGCTGGGGCTGAAGGAAGCGGGCCTGACTGGGGGAAGAGTGGGGGGGCTGTAGAGGTAGGAGCCCATGCCACTGAGGCTCACCCCTGCAGAGAGAAGAGGTGAAGATGGGCTGGTACCCCAGTTTCAAGGCCCAGGGGGACCCTCTGCCACCAGCCCCTCAGTACTGGCAGGTACTTACCCTTGGGTCCAAAGAGCGCCCCATAGCACGGCTTGTGACAATATGGCCTCCCTTTGTGCTAGGCATGAGCATAGGAAAGTTAGCTGTCCTGGCCCTCACAGACACACCCCCAAAGGCTGACTTCggtctcctggcttggggtgatgGATCTGGGGTGCAGGTATAGCACCCCAGAATGGCCACTGTGCTGGGGGAGAGAGGGCATGAGCAGCCCGGGATGGTCACTGCTTCCtgtctccacccacccaccccaaaggCAAAGAACCCACGAATAACTcaggtttggttttgttgttttatgttgggggccacacctggtggtgctcaggggttcctcctgactctgcactcaggaattaaccaACTCAGTTAATcctatgccaggcaagcacct from Suncus etruscus isolate mSunEtr1 chromosome 18, mSunEtr1.pri.cur, whole genome shotgun sequence encodes the following:
- the CRIP3 gene encoding cysteine-rich protein 3 isoform X1, yielding MGAEEPRMQPMRLRSEPGGGVTRRGGNVEVHPGLAAQAAASGGAMSWTCPRCQQPVFFAEKVSSLGKNWHPFCLKCERCHSVLCPGGHAEHKGRPYCHKPCYGALFGPKGVSLSGMGSYLYSPPTLPPVRPASFSPSSFSPPRPRTGLPRTKKSFSHMKTFTGETSPCPGCHEPVYFAERLMSLGKNWHRPCLRCQRCQKTLTPGRHAEHDGVPYCHIPCYGYLFGPKGVNIGDVGCYIYDPVEINSK
- the CRIP3 gene encoding cysteine-rich protein 3 isoform X2 codes for the protein MGAEEPRMQPMRLRSEPGGGVTRRGGNVEVHPGLAAQAAASGGAMSWTCPRCQQPVFFAEKVSSLGKNWHPFCLKCERCHSVLCPGGHAEHKGRPYCHKPCYGALFGPKGVSLSGMGSYLYSPPTLPPVRPASFSPSSFSPPRPRTGLPRTKKSFSHMKTFTGETSPCPGCHEPVYFGKNWHRPCLRCQRCQKTLTPGRHAEHDGVPYCHIPCYGYLFGPKGVNIGDVGCYIYDPVEINSK
- the CRIP3 gene encoding cysteine-rich protein 3 isoform X3, which codes for MGAEEPRMQPMRLRSEPGGGVTRRGGNVEVHPGLAAQAAASGGAMSWTCPRCQQPVFFAEKVSSLGKNWHPFCLKCERCHSVLCPGGHAEHKGRPYCHKPCYGALFGPKGVSLSGMGSYLYSPPTLPPVRPASFSPSSFSPPRPRTGLPRTKKSFSHMKTFTGETSPCPGCHEPVYFAERLMSLGKNWHRPCLRCQRCQKTLTPGRHAEV
- the CRIP3 gene encoding cysteine-rich protein 3 isoform X4 codes for the protein MGAEEPRMQPMRLRSEPGGGVTRRGGNVEVHPGLAAQAAASGGAMSWTCPRCQQPVFFAEKVSSLGKNWHPFCLKCERCHSVLCPGGHAEHKGRPYCHKPCYGALFGPKGVSLSGMGSYLYSPPTLPPVRPASFSPSSFSPPRPRTGLPRTKKSFSHMKTFTGETSPCPGCHEPVYFGKNWHRPCLRCQRCQKTLTPGRHAEV